Part of the Leucobacter insecticola genome is shown below.
CCCCGGTGACTTCCGTGCACAGTCTGTATGGATTGGGAGCAGGGCCTATAGCCCGATCGGTGCAAGCTATGTTGCCCCGGCAGCATCGCGTGTGCCCGAACTCATGAGTGACCTTGCAGCTTTCTGCGAGCGCGATGATATGCCCGCTCTCGTGCACGTCGCCGTTGCTCATGCCCAGTTTGAGACCATTCACCCGTTCAGCGACGGAAATGGACGTACAGGAAGAGCACTCGCTCAAGCGATGTTGCGGCGAAGCCAGGTCACCAGAAGTGTCGCAGTGCCGGTATCAGCGGGATTGCTCACAGACGTCAGGGGTTACCACGACGCACTCACTGCCTATCGTGACGGGGATCCCTCCCCGATTGTTGAGAAGTTCGCCGCCGCATCGCTGAGAGCCGTGCCAAACGGGCGACAGCTCATGGCGGAGCTTGACCAGATTTCGCAAGACTGGCGTGAACTTGCGGCACCGCGCACAGGCAGCGCAAAGGAGCGATTGCTGCGGTTCGCGCTTGAGCGGCCCGTGTTTACTGCCGAGATCGCGGCGCGGGACCTCGGCATTGCCCCGAGCAACGTGTACCGCTATCTGCAGGGGCTTCAAGAAGTCGGAGTGCTTGCTTTCAAGGCAGAGTACCGGGGACC
Proteins encoded:
- a CDS encoding Fic family protein, giving the protein MMTKPWPKLDYEEQIWDGGQIASMGPAATRLSMRGAKYHTAVPSMIVDLVPEVDREVELLAREAELELARFDTEVGLRLAAFGPILLRSEATSSSQIENLTASARQIFTAELGGRVARNASEVAANTRAMLAALELSDELSSESMREMHRVLMEGQDRHTPGDFRAQSVWIGSRAYSPIGASYVAPAASRVPELMSDLAAFCERDDMPALVHVAVAHAQFETIHPFSDGNGRTGRALAQAMLRRSQVTRSVAVPVSAGLLTDVRGYHDALTAYRDGDPSPIVEKFAAASLRAVPNGRQLMAELDQISQDWRELAAPRTGSAKERLLRFALERPVFTAEIAARDLGIAPSNVYRYLQGLQEVGVLAFKAEYRGPAVWRAPAVLEAIDRFAERAGKRGSEWR